TGATTCGTGCAGTGTTTCAGTATGTCATTGAAGCTGAAAGCAGTCCGACAGAAGATGCTTTGGAATTGGTACATCAGGAGGCGAAGCAGTTGTTTGTTTAAAAAAAAAGACGTGAGATGTAAGACGAAAGAAAACTTCAAACCTTCAGAGGTCTTTGATTACTCCTTATGTCATTAGTCTTACGTCTAAAAAAGTAAAAGACGAGATGCAAAACCGAATCACCACATTGTTTCAAAGAAAGGACAATCCCAAAGTATTATCCATTTTTTTTACGGCGGGTTATCCTCAATTGCAGGATACAGCAGTCATTCTTGAAGCACTTCAAGATGCTGGTGCGGATATGGTTGAAATAGGAATTCCATTTTCTGACCCAATTGCAGATGGGCCAACGATACAGCACAGTTCGGAGGTTGCACTTCAAAATGGGATGAGTTTGGCTCTTCTTTTTGAACAGTTGCAGAACATTCGAGAACGAGTTTCTATTCCTTTGTTGCTGATGGGTTATCTCAATCCTGTGATGCAATATGGTATGGAATCATTTTGTAAAAAAGCGACAGAAGTGAGTATTGATGGGGTGATTTTACCAGATTTGCCGATTGAAGAATATGTAACATCCTATAAGTCTTTGTTTGAAGCCCATAATTTATCCAATATCTTGTTGATTACGCCTCAAACTGCTGACAAACGTATCGAACTGATTGACGAACACACTGAAGGTTTCATTTATGTCGTATCTGATAACAGCACTACAGGTAAAGTGAAACAGGTTTCCGATATACAAGAAGCATATTTTCAGCGAATTGCAAACAAAAACCTTAAAAATCCTTTGGTGATTGGTTTTGGAATCAAAGACCATGAGAGTTTTTCGAGGGCTTGTCAATTCGCAGAAGGTGCCATCATTGGCAGTGCATACATTAAGACATTGGAGGGGTCAAATAACATTGCGGAATCAACAAAATCTTTTGTACGCAATATTAAATTTGGAAAATCCCTAAAAACAGCTTAAATTTTACTGTATTTTAGTTTTGCCCATTTATTCTATAATATCATGAAAGTTGCTCCAAACGATCTCCCCTCTTCTTATATTTTTGCCTACGGTAGTTTGCAAAGAGGATTCGACAATGAAATGTCAAATTTAGTTGAACGTTCCTTTTCCTATACAGGAAAGGGCTACATCGAAGGTAGCCTCTACGATGTAGGTGAGTTTCCTGCTGCAATTTCTGCGGGTCGTCCTGGTTCTAAGGTGCATGGCGAGCTTTTTAGGATCCCTCCATGCGAAGTGCCTCTGGTTGAATTATTGGACGAATACGAAGGTTGCCCAGAATTGTATGAACGTGTATTGATGGAAGTAACCACAGACGATGGTCATACGGTTGAAGCAATGGTATATGTTTACAAACGTACGACCCAAAATTTGAATCCTATAGAGTCTG
The Chitinophagales bacterium genome window above contains:
- the trpA gene encoding tryptophan synthase subunit alpha, whose translation is MITPYVISLTSKKVKDEMQNRITTLFQRKDNPKVLSIFFTAGYPQLQDTAVILEALQDAGADMVEIGIPFSDPIADGPTIQHSSEVALQNGMSLALLFEQLQNIRERVSIPLLLMGYLNPVMQYGMESFCKKATEVSIDGVILPDLPIEEYVTSYKSLFEAHNLSNILLITPQTADKRIELIDEHTEGFIYVVSDNSTTGKVKQVSDIQEAYFQRIANKNLKNPLVIGFGIKDHESFSRACQFAEGAIIGSAYIKTLEGSNNIAESTKSFVRNIKFGKSLKTA
- a CDS encoding gamma-glutamylcyclotransferase family protein, whose protein sequence is MKVAPNDLPSSYIFAYGSLQRGFDNEMSNLVERSFSYTGKGYIEGSLYDVGEFPAAISAGRPGSKVHGELFRIPPCEVPLVELLDEYEGCPELYERVLMEVTTDDGHTVEAMVYVYKRTTQNLNPIESGNYRQYYEDAAKRY